The Solenopsis invicta isolate M01_SB chromosome 1, UNIL_Sinv_3.0, whole genome shotgun sequence DNA segment AAGATAGAGCGTTCGCGCTTTTCGAGGCTACGACGAAGGCTGTAGCGCGTCGAGACGTCCGTATGAGAGTGTGCGTTATTAGGCTCGATGGCGAAACCGGAGCGGCTTCGCTTTACAATTCTAGATGATTTAATTCTTTTGCGGGAAGTCTCGAGACAAAACCCATATGAGGAGAGCGACAGGTGGAAAACCGTTGCGGAGTGCGTCGTAAACGCGACGCAAAAAAGCTTCAGCCTACGTTGTGTCAAGGAGCACGTCGATCACTTGCTGAAAATCTGGGCCAGGGAGGGTCGCGCACACTTAAGAAAGTAAGCAAGCGCTCTCATCgctttattctaattaattacataagacgtctcataattattaatatgccattttaagcattaaaataatattaaacaattgaaatattattgtcaGTTGTTTGATTGAAACtttcatgaaaataaatttttgtggcTTTAAAGAGATAATCGTTGAATGCCTACATTATATTGTTGCTGATTTGTAGGTCAGGAACCGAGGAACAGTATAATGAAAAAGAGGGTCTTCTACAGCAGGTACAAGACTTGCAAAAGGAGTTTAGGCGTTCTGGTAAAGGTTCTAATGCACAGAAGTTAAGAATACAGAGGGATATGACTCTAGAGAACATTTCCGATTCTTTAGAAGTGATAATAGAGGAACCAACAGTAGCAACATCCATACCTTCATCATTTATGTCTTCGACATTGTTACCAATTGCTTTACCATCGCCGACTTCATCATCTTCGTCTTCGTCATCAACTCCATTAACCTCAGGGAGTCCATTGCGATCGCCGACCCCATCGCCGTCGAGAACAGGTGGTCCAATAAGGAATAAAGTGCGCCATGATGCATTGAAAAAATCAACattgaatttcttgcaagagagacataagaaagaaatagaatttcaaGAGAAGCAATTCCATCTGGAAGAGAGGAGAATTCAACTTGAGGAAGAAAAATTTAGGATGGAAAGAAAGGAACGTGAGGCAAGACTCGAACTGGAAATCGAAGAAAGGAGACAAAGAATCGCAATGT contains these protein-coding regions:
- the LOC105201930 gene encoding chromatin assembly factor 1 subunit A, encoding MAKPERLRFTILDDLILLREVSRQNPYEESDRWKTVAECVVNATQKSFSLRCVKEHVDHLLKIWAREGRAHLRKSGTEEQYNEKEGLLQQVQDLQKEFRRSGKGSNAQKLRIQRDMTLENISDSLEVIIEEPTVATSIPSSFMSSTLLPIALPSPTSSSSSSSSTPLTSGSPLRSPTPSPSRTGGPIRNKVRHDALKKSTLNFLQERHKKEIEFQEKQFHLEERRIQLEEEKFRMERKEREARLELEIEERRQRIAMSKQKQEILEILLQLIHKP